CGGACAGCGACACCCTGGTGGACGTTGGTCTGGCTGCACGTGTGATCCTCTACAATGACGAGGAACATACCTTCGACGAGGTGATCACCCAGATCATTTCGGCCACCGGTTGCTCCTACGATCATGCTGAAGGCCTCACCTACGAGGTCCACTCTCGCGGCCTCGCCATGGTCTTTGAAGGACAGATGCCGGAATGCCTCCGCGTGAGCAGCGTCCTTGAAGAGATCGCGCTGCATACGAATGTCACCTTTTAAGACAGTGACGTAGTGACAAAGTGACGTAGTGACTATGTCACTTAGTCACTTTAACTATGGCTTTTTTGGCGGCGGTGCTACACGTGTGGAGTCCGTTGTGCTGCCTGGCATGGTGCCCTGGGCGTTTTTCAGCTGCTGCTGAAGCAGGTCATTCACTGAGCCCCCGTTGGGGGAAAGACCGGGGATGTTTGGCAGAGTAACATTCGGTCCGGTTACCTGGAGCGCATCCTGGTTGTTCTTGATGAGCTGTTGCAGAACGTTCTGCTCGCCTGCCTTTGCCTTGTCGAGAAGCTCCTGATCGAGATCGCGGAAGAGTGTGGAGTCCGTGATCTCTACGCCGTTGGCCTTGGCCAAGGCGTATTCAACGCTGGCATGGATCTCCTTTGCGTATTGCGACCTCGGATACCGTTCGAGCAAAAGGCCATAATAATACAGGGCACTGTCGTTCATATTCCTGTCGCGCTCATACATCCATCCCATAGCGTAGAGCGCCTTGGGGGCATATTCGTTCTCTGGGAATTTCTCAACGATAGCCATGTACTGACGTGAAGCGTAGCCGTAGTCCTTCACCAAGCGGAAGCTGTTCCCGGACCTGTAAAGTTCGGCGGCATCGTCAATGCCACCCTCCGAAGAGAACCCAAGATTAGCGGATGCTTCTCGTGCGAACTCTGATTTTGGCCAACGCTCTGCTACGATCTCAAACAAGGAATCAGCTCTGTCGGGATCTGTGTCCCTGATCAGACGTGCTTGCGAGAAGAGGTATCGACCTCTGGCTGGGTCGTTCGCCGACGTGCTGTCATAGGCGTAGTTGTAGTACACGAGCGCCGAATCATGTTGTTCAAGCTGCTCAAAGATCCGCCCAAGCGTGAAAAACTCAACGGATCTCCGTTGAATCAACGAGTCCTTGTACGTGGTGTCTATGACCAACGCTTGGTCAATGCTGCGGATCTTTTTGCGCTGATCGTCCCATTGCTTGAGCAAGGTGAAGTACTTGTTCGCAACATCGTAGACGGGCGTACGGACAACCTTTGCCTTAGCGAAATACTTCAGGGCCTCGTTGTAGTTGCCGGTTTTGTAAAGCCCCATTCCCTTTTGGAATGACTGGGCCATCATTTCCGGTCGACCAACAAACGAGGTGTCGGCCTGACGTTCTCGGGCAATGACGGCCGGGTCCTTAGGGTTCTCACTGCGAAGCCGGTCTAGGGCAAGTCTCTCTGCCTCGATATAGGATGTCCACTCGCTGAAGTTCTTGTTGGCATCAAGGTCGTCAAAGATCTTCTGGGCCTCGTCATACTTGCCAAGCCGAACCAAACATGAACCGCCATAGAGCAAGGCTTCAAATTCGGCCAGTGCATCAGGGGTCTCATCGAATACCTTGCGGAAGGCGGCTTCTGCCAGGGCATACTCGCCAAGTCGGTAGTAGATCGACCCAACGTCTACTTGCCACCGAGCACGCTGCTCTCCGTCCTCACATTGTGCAACGGCCTGTTTGTAGGGGTTCACAGCCTTATCGATCTGACCGTCCTCGATAGCCATCTCTGCTTGAATGCGATATGCCTCGGAGAGGATATCATAACGATCCTTGTACCAGGCAACGTCAACGGCTCTCGACAACGCCTGCTTCCCTTGCGTCATCTTCCTCTGCATGAGATAGTCTTTTGCAAGAAGAAGGTGTGCATCCGGAGAATAGTCGCCATCGGCAAATCGTTCAACGAGCTCGATACACTTCTGTTGAGACGGCACCCATTCCGACCGAATAAAGTAGGCCTCGGCCATCAGATACAACGAACCCTGGATGTAATCGGACTTCGGGTGATTGGCCACAACCTTCGATCCCTTGATCAGGATCGAGTCTACCTTTGTAGCCACGGGTTGCAGTTTGGCACGCTCAATAACAAAGGCACGCAGGAACTGATACGTTGCGTTCTTCGGCGGCCCACCCACAAGTCGCATACTGTCCATAGCCGGCACTAATACACGCGGCTTGTTGCGCTTGTTCTCGTCCTGAAAATCAAACTCGTCCTTCACCTCGGTCATGATCCGACGCATGTTGTAGTACGTGTTGAAATACGTGGTCTGGTTGTCAAACCACGCACATCCTTGCGTACCTACTGCAATGATCAGGAGGATAAGGGGCGATATGGTGCGGGAACGGATCAAATGGTCTTGCGGAGCCAGCGGTTGCGCATTTCTTTCTGACGGTCGGTGGGCTGCTCTATTTCAACCACCCGAAGCGTTGGCTGGGCCAACGGGGTGATCGTTGCGGTGTACAAACGTCCGTCACAATGTCCGGTCAGAACCGTGGGCATTCCGATCCGAGCACCACAATAATGGTCAACATTGGCCGGGGAAGCAACTCGCCTGCCCTCAATGGCTACGATCTCGTCATCGATCCCAATGCCGGCTTGGGCAGCCGGCGACCCATCATCTACGGCCCTCACAACGACTTTCCCGCCGATTTCCGCCACTGCCATGCCGAGATAGGGGGCTGGTGGTACGTTGGCAAATGCTACAGCCTCGCCGATCTTGACGGGTTCAGGAGCTTTTGGCGTATCCATCACCTTGAGTCCTACGGCTTCCAGTATCTCGTTATATGGCAGCTCGGTGGTTCCGTTGAGCCATGCCATCAGCCGATCCTTGATCTGGATCTTCGTCGATCCTTCGATGAGCTCGATCACTTCGTCTTCTGTGAGTCCCTTCGACGAGTCGGCTTGATATCTCGTCCAGAATGCGCGCATCGCATCGTCAAGAGAATATTTACCGTCGCTGTGATCGATCAGGTAAACATCTAGCAGGAGGATGATCACGCCCCCTTTGAGATAATACGAGGGGAATCTGTTGGAGCCATCCGGACTTGCCATGTAGAGCTTGAGCCAGGCAAGGGTTGAACTGTCGCGCGTGGACATGGCACTCCTGCCCTGCACCGTGGCGAGCTTTCCAATGTGATCCTTTGAGAGGATCTCGATGTATTCCTTGGCCGTGGAGAATCCGCATCGATACGCAAGCAGATCATCATAGTACGATGTGAGACCTTCAGCAAGCCACAACATCGGTGTATAGGTCTCGCGTGTGTAATCGAACGGTCCGAGCTCGATGGGTCTGATCCGCTTCACATTCCAGAGATGGAAATATTCGTGACAAAGCAGCGAGAGCAGTCCGATCACCTTTGACTTATCGAGCATGGCCGACGGATCAACGGCATTCACGCTTGAGCGTGCGTGTTCCAATCCGCCCCCTGCCCCGGGATAGACCTGGATGATGAAGACGTATCGATCATACGGCACACCACCGAACATCCCGGCTTCCACGGTAACAATGCGTTTGATCTGCTCGGTAAGCCACGAAACATCAAGCGTGAAATTCGTTGGCACTGCTACTTCATGCTTTGCGCCTGCTAGGTCAAATGTCTGTATTTGATGATCACCGATCTCAATGGGTGAATCAGCGAGTACATCATAATTCAAAGCTCCCAACAACATCCCTTGTGATGAGGGGGCTTGCACCGGCGAGAGTGATGTTGAAACACTTGGCCACGTGGATACATCGTGCGTGAGCAGCACGTGATGGATCTCATTGGTGCGACCTTCTACATACATGCAGACGGCTGTTGGAACGAGGAAGGCGTGGAATCGATTGACGTGATTTGTGCGTACGGTACGCTCATGTGCATAGATCACGTAGTCGATCTCTACAGTGCTTGCGCCTTGTGTATCGATCACGAGTGAGGCTTTGTCTCTCCAGTTCGATGTTGTGCGCTTGCGGGCAGCACCGGTACCGACCCATGTAGTGACGTTGCCTTGATATCCTGCATAGTCGCGGATCTTATAGCTGCCCGGTGACCATGATGGCATCACGACGGTAACGCTTGAACCCGTAACGGAGTCGATGCGCATACGCACAGTGATCAGGTGTTGTGCCGCACGATCGAAGCCAAGTGTATAGGTGATGGCGGCTGTTGTTCCGCGCAGTTGTTCATCGCGTTGTTCGATGGAATACATCAGCGTTGTCCGAAGTAGGTGTTCTTCATAAAGTCTTCGTCAAAGGTCTGGTCTTCTTTCGACTTCACAACATCTGTCCCCTGCGGGACCTCTCCGCCGGTGATCTCGCGGTAATGTTCCCTATTCTCTGCGATCTCCTTCTCCTTTTCGGAGACGGCATCCTGAAGCTCCTTTGTATGCCGCGTTCTCCACGCCTCGTCATCAAGTTCACTTTCGATCACGAACGGGTCTTGTCGGCGGAGTCGGTTCAGCTTGCGCTCTTCAATCTGCAGTCTCTTCTCAAGGATATCGAGTTCTGCCTTCCACCGTTCGATGTCCCAGGTATCGGTGATGTGGTCCTCTGTTTCATTCACGCCGAGCACGGCTAATAATGATCGGAGTTGACTCACATTGCGATCGCGATACGCATTCTGCACGCGGTGCCACTCTTCCGAGCCGGGAGCGTTGGCCCCAACAGCATCGGGGTGGAGTTTTTTCACCAGCGTGCGATACATCATCACAAGCTCTTCATCATCGTGAATGTCCACGCGTTGTTGCGCTGCACGTTCACGCTGTTGAACGTCCATATCAAATGCTTCGCGCAGTCGGCGATTGAACTTGGCGTATTCCTTGTCTACCACTTGATTGACAAGGTCGATGATCTCGGGAGTGAGTCTCTCACCGCGTGCGATCTTGATACTCAACAATTCAACACGACGGAACAGCTCGGCCCCTTCAAGTGCTTTGAACTGCAATTCGCGTTCTAGTTCGCCAAAGTAATGCTGGTAGGTGGCGTTGAGTCGAGGCCGGACCTCGTTGGACAGTCGATGCCACTCCTCAACCGCAGCACGCAGATCCGATCGAACGGTCTGATACTGAGACCTGATCTCTTCGATCTCGGGATGGATCTGGGGAAGCGTCATACCAACAAAGTTACGTTGCAGTTGGTGCCGCTGTCTCCTGCGCCATGAAGCGCGAGACCATCATTTCGGCTACGGCACAAGCAAGTGCAAGGACAATGGCGAGAGGCCAAAGTTCAGAGCCGGTGCGCGCTGCTTGGACCACATCGCGCATCGATCGTTCTGCAGTGACCTCGATGACATGATCGGGATCGGTCACAAGCGGATCCACAGCACTCTTCCATGCTGACTCTTGGAGGTAGGAGAGGCGCGACTCATTGGTAGGACCATTTGCTGTTACGGTCACAACCGGCAATGAATCTGTGGTATAGACCTTTACAACACCGCTGCGGAACTGCGGCGGAATGGATACAACCGTTGCTGTTGGAAGTCGAACCGGCGCTACTGTACTCTTCACCCTGAGAACATCATCAACAACAAAGGCTTCGCGTCCGGCAAGACGCGGAGGAACAGGTACGCGAACAGGCTC
This region of Ignavibacteria bacterium genomic DNA includes:
- a CDS encoding ATP-dependent Clp protease adaptor ClpS — its product is MEWADPDSDTLVDVGLAARVILYNDEEHTFDEVITQIISATGCSYDHAEGLTYEVHSRGLAMVFEGQMPECLRVSSVLEEIALHTNVTF
- a CDS encoding tetratricopeptide repeat protein, which encodes MIRSRTISPLILLIIAVGTQGCAWFDNQTTYFNTYYNMRRIMTEVKDEFDFQDENKRNKPRVLVPAMDSMRLVGGPPKNATYQFLRAFVIERAKLQPVATKVDSILIKGSKVVANHPKSDYIQGSLYLMAEAYFIRSEWVPSQQKCIELVERFADGDYSPDAHLLLAKDYLMQRKMTQGKQALSRAVDVAWYKDRYDILSEAYRIQAEMAIEDGQIDKAVNPYKQAVAQCEDGEQRARWQVDVGSIYYRLGEYALAEAAFRKVFDETPDALAEFEALLYGGSCLVRLGKYDEAQKIFDDLDANKNFSEWTSYIEAERLALDRLRSENPKDPAVIARERQADTSFVGRPEMMAQSFQKGMGLYKTGNYNEALKYFAKAKVVRTPVYDVANKYFTLLKQWDDQRKKIRSIDQALVIDTTYKDSLIQRRSVEFFTLGRIFEQLEQHDSALVYYNYAYDSTSANDPARGRYLFSQARLIRDTDPDRADSLFEIVAERWPKSEFAREASANLGFSSEGGIDDAAELYRSGNSFRLVKDYGYASRQYMAIVEKFPENEYAPKALYAMGWMYERDRNMNDSALYYYGLLLERYPRSQYAKEIHASVEYALAKANGVEITDSTLFRDLDQELLDKAKAGEQNVLQQLIKNNQDALQVTGPNVTLPNIPGLSPNGGSVNDLLQQQLKNAQGTMPGSTTDSTRVAPPPKKP
- a CDS encoding M61 family metallopeptidase yields the protein MYSIEQRDEQLRGTTAAITYTLGFDRAAQHLITVRMRIDSVTGSSVTVVMPSWSPGSYKIRDYAGYQGNVTTWVGTGAARKRTTSNWRDKASLVIDTQGASTVEIDYVIYAHERTVRTNHVNRFHAFLVPTAVCMYVEGRTNEIHHVLLTHDVSTWPSVSTSLSPVQAPSSQGMLLGALNYDVLADSPIEIGDHQIQTFDLAGAKHEVAVPTNFTLDVSWLTEQIKRIVTVEAGMFGGVPYDRYVFIIQVYPGAGGGLEHARSSVNAVDPSAMLDKSKVIGLLSLLCHEYFHLWNVKRIRPIELGPFDYTRETYTPMLWLAEGLTSYYDDLLAYRCGFSTAKEYIEILSKDHIGKLATVQGRSAMSTRDSSTLAWLKLYMASPDGSNRFPSYYLKGGVIILLLDVYLIDHSDGKYSLDDAMRAFWTRYQADSSKGLTEDEVIELIEGSTKIQIKDRLMAWLNGTTELPYNEILEAVGLKVMDTPKAPEPVKIGEAVAFANVPPAPYLGMAVAEIGGKVVVRAVDDGSPAAQAGIGIDDEIVAIEGRRVASPANVDHYCGARIGMPTVLTGHCDGRLYTATITPLAQPTLRVVEIEQPTDRQKEMRNRWLRKTI